One region of Bosea sp. 29B genomic DNA includes:
- the cysN gene encoding sulfate adenylyltransferase subunit CysN has translation MAALAKLKGQPAPAGQPHPANDQSQRTEGSARALLRFITCGSVDDGKSTLIGRILYEAGAVFDDQLTALDSDSRKFGTQGAAPDFALLVDGLSAEREQGITIDVAYRYFSTDQRSFIVADTPGHEQYTRNMATGASTADLAIILIDARKGLLPQTRRHSFIVSLVGVRHIVVAVNKMDLVGYDEAVFRQIEQDYRKAVAGLGFASIDFVPVSARDGENVTSLSRLTPWYRGPALLPLLESVVVVAEAEIEAGFALPVQWVNRPDLDFRGFAGTVARGRLRVGDAVAALPSGRRSTIARILAPSGDVSQASAGQSVTITLSDEIDISRGDVIASVVHAPVVKQELQARLLWTGEAALREGGEFILKLATANANAQIVRLHHSVDIESYAEAPAENLAMNGIGLATLTLDRPLAVLDYTHSRELGGFILIDRLSNQTVAFGFVETRTAPNKARSIAETGAAVRVALRFVGWRGAQERRAWFEAMSWRLASGVFVFAVVALSTEQWGLAAVLALGESRCGRC, from the coding sequence CGCTTTGTTGCGCTTTATCACCTGCGGTTCCGTCGATGACGGCAAGTCGACGCTGATCGGCCGCATCCTTTACGAGGCCGGCGCAGTCTTCGACGACCAGCTCACCGCGCTCGACAGCGATTCCCGCAAATTCGGCACGCAGGGCGCGGCGCCGGACTTCGCCCTCCTTGTCGACGGTCTCTCGGCCGAGCGCGAGCAGGGCATCACCATCGATGTCGCCTATCGCTATTTCTCGACCGATCAGCGCAGCTTCATCGTCGCCGACACACCTGGCCACGAGCAGTATACCCGCAACATGGCGACCGGCGCTTCGACCGCCGACCTCGCCATCATCCTGATCGACGCCCGCAAGGGCCTGCTGCCGCAGACGCGCCGGCACTCGTTCATCGTCTCGCTGGTCGGCGTCCGCCATATCGTCGTCGCCGTCAACAAGATGGATCTGGTCGGCTATGACGAGGCGGTCTTCCGCCAGATCGAGCAGGACTACCGCAAGGCGGTCGCGGGCCTGGGGTTCGCCAGCATCGACTTCGTCCCGGTCTCGGCCCGCGACGGCGAGAACGTCACCAGCCTCTCCAGGCTGACACCCTGGTACCGCGGGCCGGCGCTGCTGCCTCTGCTCGAATCCGTCGTGGTCGTCGCCGAGGCGGAAATCGAAGCCGGCTTCGCCCTCCCAGTGCAATGGGTCAATCGGCCCGATCTCGATTTCCGCGGCTTCGCCGGCACGGTCGCGCGCGGGCGGCTGCGCGTCGGCGATGCGGTCGCGGCATTGCCCTCCGGCCGTCGCAGCACCATCGCGCGCATCCTCGCTCCGTCCGGCGACGTCTCGCAGGCGAGCGCCGGCCAGTCGGTGACGATCACGCTCTCGGACGAGATCGACATCTCGCGCGGCGACGTCATCGCCTCGGTCGTGCATGCCCCGGTGGTGAAGCAGGAATTGCAGGCGCGGCTGCTCTGGACCGGCGAGGCGGCTTTGCGCGAAGGCGGCGAGTTCATCCTCAAGCTCGCCACCGCGAATGCCAACGCCCAGATCGTGCGGCTGCACCACAGCGTCGATATCGAAAGCTATGCCGAAGCGCCGGCGGAGAACCTGGCGATGAACGGCATCGGCCTGGCGACGCTGACGCTCGACCGGCCGCTCGCAGTGCTCGACTACACCCATAGCCGCGAACTCGGCGGCTTCATCCTCATCGACAGGCTCAGCAACCAGACGGTCGCCTTCGGCTTCGTCGAGACCCGCACAGCTCCGAACAAGGCTCGTTCGATTGCCGAAACGGGCGCTGCCGTCCGCGTGGCTCTGCGTTTCGTCGGCTGGCGTGGTGCGCAGGAACGTCGCGCCTGGTTCGAGGCGATGAGCTGGCGCCTGGCGAGCGGAGTGTTCGTCTTCGCCGTCGTGGCGCTGTCGACGGAGCAGTGGGGTCTCGCGGCCGTGCTGGCACTCGGCGAATCGCGTTGCGGCCGCTGCTGA